The following proteins are co-located in the Helicobacter acinonychis genome:
- the galU gene encoding UTP--glucose-1-phosphate uridylyltransferase GalU, with protein MIKKCLFPAAGYGTRFLPITKTIPKEMLPIVDKPLMQYAVEEAMEAGCEVMAIVTGRNKRSLEDYFDTSYEIEHQIQGTNKEKALQSVRNIIEKCCFSYVRQKQMKGLGHAILTGEALIGNEPFAVILADDLCTSHNHPSVLKQMTSLYQKYQCSIVAIEEVALEEVSKYGVIKGELLEEGVYEIKDMVEKPSQQDAPSNLAVIGRYILTPDIFEILHETKPGKNNEIQITDALLTQAKRKRIIAYQFKGKRYDCGSVEGYIEATNAYYKERL; from the coding sequence ATGATTAAAAAATGCCTTTTTCCTGCCGCCGGCTATGGCACACGCTTTTTGCCGATCACTAAAACCATCCCTAAAGAGATGCTACCCATTGTGGATAAACCTCTCATGCAATACGCTGTGGAGGAAGCGATGGAGGCAGGCTGTGAAGTGATGGCGATTGTGACAGGAAGAAACAAACGCAGTTTGGAAGATTATTTTGACACGAGCTATGAAATAGAGCACCAGATCCAAGGCACCAACAAAGAAAAAGCGTTGCAAAGCGTTCGTAACATTATAGAAAAATGCTGTTTTTCCTATGTGCGCCAGAAACAAATGAAAGGTTTGGGGCATGCGATTTTAACCGGAGAAGCCCTTATAGGCAATGAACCTTTTGCAGTGATTTTAGCCGATGATTTATGCACTAGCCACAACCACCCAAGCGTGTTGAAGCAAATGACTTCACTGTATCAAAAATACCAATGCTCTATCGTGGCTATTGAAGAAGTGGCGTTAGAAGAAGTTTCAAAATACGGCGTGATTAAGGGCGAATTGTTAGAAGAGGGGGTATATGAAATTAAAGACATGGTGGAAAAACCAAGCCAACAAGACGCCCCAAGCAATTTAGCCGTGATAGGGCGCTATATTTTAACCCCGGATATTTTTGAGATTTTGCACGAGACTAAACCGGGTAAAAACAATGAAATCCAAATCACAGACGCCTTGCTCACTCAAGCCAAAAGAAAACGCATCATCGCTTACCAGTTCAAAGGCAAACGATACGATTGTGGGAGTGTGGAAGGCTATATTGAAGCGACAAATGCCTATTATAAAGAACGCTTATAA
- a CDS encoding outer membrane protein: MQKIVFSLSLFSSLSLFSFCSAEENGAYASVGFEYSMSYAIQHNNPFLNQERIKIISNAYNQINGLNQVANQVKNMPKTFEYINNNLKNNPKPSATAMQAEAYYLQSTLKNIEKIVMVSHSAPSNPKLVQALEEMQKPTADPLELVTNLKNLELQFNHSQNNILASLSSQTARLSNSLNSLDPSAHSKNISNMYGVTLSVGYKHFFTKKRNQGFRYYLFYDYGYTHFSFAGNGIGLGKMNNHLYGLGVDYLFNFIDNAQKHSSVGFYVGFALAGSSWVGSGLSLWISQMDFINNYLTNYQAEMHTSFFQIPLNFGFRVNVDRHNGFEMGLKIPLAINSFYETHGKGLNTSLFFKRLVMFNVSYVYSF, translated from the coding sequence ATGCAAAAAATCGTATTCTCTCTGTCTTTATTCTCATCTTTATCTTTATTCTCTTTTTGTAGCGCTGAAGAAAATGGGGCGTATGCGAGCGTGGGGTTTGAATATTCTATGAGCTATGCCATCCAACACAACAACCCCTTTTTAAATCAAGAACGCATTAAAATCATTTCCAACGCTTACAATCAAATCAATGGACTCAATCAAGTTGCAAATCAAGTCAAAAACATGCCCAAAACCTTTGAATATATCAATAACAATCTAAAAAACAACCCTAAACCAAGCGCTACTGCAATGCAAGCTGAAGCTTACTACCTCCAATCCACGCTTAAGAACATTGAAAAAATAGTGATGGTTAGCCATAGCGCTCCATCCAACCCTAAATTAGTCCAAGCGTTAGAAGAAATGCAAAAACCCACTGCCGATCCTTTAGAATTAGTCACAAACTTAAAAAATTTAGAATTGCAATTCAACCACTCTCAAAACAACATCCTTGCTTCGCTTTCTTCTCAAACCGCTCGCCTTTCAAATTCTTTAAACTCGCTTGATCCTAGTGCTCATTCTAAAAACATTTCAAACATGTATGGGGTAACTTTGAGCGTGGGATACAAGCATTTTTTTACCAAAAAGAGGAATCAAGGGTTTCGCTATTACTTGTTTTATGACTATGGCTACACTCATTTCAGTTTTGCGGGTAATGGCATTGGTTTAGGGAAAATGAACAACCATCTCTATGGGCTTGGAGTGGATTATCTTTTTAATTTCATTGACAATGCGCAAAAACATTCTAGCGTGGGTTTTTATGTGGGCTTTGCTTTAGCGGGGAGTTCTTGGGTGGGGAGTGGTTTGAGTCTGTGGATAAGCCAAATGGATTTTATCAACAATTATTTGACCAACTATCAAGCTGAAATGCACACCAGTTTTTTTCAAATCCCTTTGAATTTTGGATTTCGTGTGAATGTGGATAGGCATAATGGCTTTGAAATGGGCTTAAAGATCCCTTTAGCGATCAATTCTTTTTATGAAACGCATGGCAAAGGGTTAAACACTTCCCTCTTTTTTAAACGCCTTGTCATGTTTAATGTAAGTTATGTTTATAGTTTTTAG
- a CDS encoding lytic transglycosylase domain-containing protein, which translates to MRFFILFFMGVLGVGFSQTELNLKDLEKKPIGIVRDYYLWRYISDKKTSLENAKKAYELTQNKNSALQKAMQEKGSDNSEKIPDAKMPEDIYCKQITLESMLEELDTFQNSCIAIALKSKIKDFDKIPIQTLKPLQAKIKEAYPVLYEELEILQSKNVSASLFKANVQVFSALFNHLSYEKKLQLFEEHIPIKELNRLLDENYPAFNRLIYQVILDPKLDHFKDALAKSNATHSNAQTFFILGINEILRKKPSKALKYFERSEEVVKDDDFSKNRAIFWQYLVSKKKKTLERLSQSPALNLYSFYANRKLKAAPNYRIISHIQNLSQEAPPFNTYDPFLWQIFKEKTLSLKDEGAFNAMLKSLHYEKSAPELTYFLSQRNKEKLYYYLSPYEGIIEWQSVDEKAMAYAIARQESFLLPAVISRSFALGLMQIMPFNVGPFAKSLGMDNIDLNDMFNPNIALKFGNYYLNRLKKQFNHPLFVAYAYNAGPGFLRRWLESSKRFKGKNRFEPWLSMELMPYSETRMYGFRVMLNYLIYQEIFGNFIPIDAFLEQTLTKDNS; encoded by the coding sequence ATGCGTTTTTTTATTTTATTTTTTATGGGTGTGCTTGGCGTTGGTTTTTCTCAAACCGAGTTGAATTTAAAAGATTTAGAGAAAAAGCCCATTGGGATTGTTAGGGATTATTATTTATGGCGTTATATTAGTGATAAAAAAACTAGTTTAGAAAACGCTAAAAAAGCCTATGAATTGACTCAAAATAAAAATAGTGCCCTGCAAAAAGCCATGCAAGAAAAAGGCTCGGACAATTCAGAGAAGATCCCTGATGCCAAAATGCCTGAAGATATTTATTGCAAGCAAATTACTTTAGAAAGCATGCTAGAAGAATTAGACACTTTCCAAAATAGCTGTATCGCTATCGCTTTAAAATCAAAAATCAAGGATTTTGATAAAATCCCTATTCAAACCCTTAAGCCCTTACAAGCTAAAATCAAAGAGGCTTATCCTGTTCTTTATGAAGAATTAGAAATTTTGCAAAGTAAGAATGTGAGCGCTTCTTTGTTTAAGGCTAATGTGCAAGTGTTTAGTGCGCTTTTTAATCATTTGAGTTACGAAAAAAAGCTCCAACTCTTTGAAGAGCATATCCCTATTAAGGAATTAAACCGCCTTTTAGATGAAAATTACCCAGCATTTAACCGCTTGATTTATCAAGTTATATTAGATCCTAAATTGGATCATTTTAAAGACGCTCTAGCTAAAAGTAACGCCACCCACAGCAACGCACAAACCTTTTTTATTTTAGGGATTAATGAAATTTTACGCAAAAAACCCTCTAAAGCGCTCAAATATTTTGAACGATCCGAAGAAGTTGTCAAAGACGATGATTTTTCAAAAAATAGAGCCATCTTTTGGCAATACCTAGTCTCTAAAAAGAAAAAAACTTTAGAACGCCTTTCACAAAGCCCTGCCTTAAACCTTTATAGCTTTTATGCAAACCGCAAACTCAAAGCTGCACCTAATTACCGCATCATTTCGCATATCCAAAATTTAAGCCAAGAAGCCCCTCCCTTTAACACTTACGATCCTTTTTTATGGCAAATTTTTAAGGAAAAAACTTTGAGTTTGAAAGATGAGGGGGCGTTTAATGCGATGCTAAAGAGCTTGCATTATGAAAAAAGCGCTCCTGAATTAACCTATTTTTTAAGCCAACGCAATAAAGAAAAGCTTTATTATTATTTATCCCCTTATGAGGGTATTATTGAGTGGCAAAGCGTGGATGAAAAGGCGATGGCGTATGCGATCGCTAGGCAAGAAAGCTTTTTGCTCCCGGCGGTCATTTCGCGCTCCTTTGCTCTAGGACTTATGCAAATCATGCCCTTTAATGTAGGGCCTTTCGCTAAAAGCCTTGGCATGGATAATATTGATCTAAACGACATGTTTAACCCCAATATCGCCCTTAAATTTGGCAATTATTATTTGAACCGTTTGAAAAAACAATTCAACCACCCCCTTTTTGTCGCCTATGCTTATAACGCTGGGCCGGGGTTTTTAAGGAGATGGTTAGAAAGCTCCAAACGATTCAAAGGAAAAAATCGCTTTGAGCCTTGGCTTAGCATGGAGCTTATGCCTTATAGCGAAACCCGTATGTATGGCTTTAGGGTCATGCTCAATTACTTGATTTATCAAGAAATTTTTGGGAATTTCATCCCCATTGATGCATTTTTAGAACAAACTCTTACAAAGGACAACTCATGA
- the gltX gene encoding glutamate--tRNA ligase codes for MLRFAPSPTGDMHIGNLRAAIFNYIVAKQQHKPFLIRIEDTDKERNIEGKDQEILEILKLMGMNWDKLVYQSHNIDYHREMAEKLLKENKAFYCYASVGFLEQEKEKAKNEKRPFRYLDEWAALEKNQHNTPVVRLKAPNHAVSFNDAIKKEVKFEPYELDSFVLLRKDKSPTYNFACACDDLLYEISLIIRGEDHVSNTPKQILIQQALGSNNPIIYAHLPIILDEASGKKMSKRDEASSVKWLLNQGFLPVAIVNYLITIGNKVPKEVFSLDEALEWFSLENLSNSPAHFNLKYLKHLNHQHLKRLDDEKLLELSQIKDRNLLGLLRLFIEECDTLLELKEKISLFLEPKDIVKTYENEDFKERCSILFNALKSMDFQAYKDFESFKKEAMRLSQLKGKDFFKPLRILLIGDSHGVELPLIFPYIQSHYQEILRLKA; via the coding sequence ATGCTTCGTTTTGCACCTTCGCCTACTGGGGATATGCACATAGGGAATTTAAGGGCAGCCATTTTTAACTATATTGTGGCTAAACAGCAACATAAACCCTTTCTCATTCGCATTGAAGACACAGATAAAGAGCGCAATATTGAAGGCAAAGATCAGGAGATTTTAGAGATTCTAAAGCTCATGGGAATGAACTGGGATAAACTCGTGTATCAAAGCCATAACATAGATTACCATAGGGAAATGGCAGAAAAATTGCTTAAAGAAAATAAGGCGTTTTATTGTTATGCGAGTGTGGGATTTTTAGAACAAGAAAAAGAAAAAGCCAAAAACGAAAAACGCCCTTTCAGGTATTTAGATGAATGGGCGGCTTTAGAGAAAAACCAGCACAATACCCCTGTGGTGCGTTTAAAAGCCCCAAATCATGCGGTGTCTTTTAACGATGCGATTAAAAAAGAAGTGAAATTTGAGCCTTATGAATTGGATTCTTTTGTGCTTTTAAGAAAGGATAAGAGCCCTACTTATAATTTCGCTTGTGCATGCGATGATTTGCTTTATGAAATCAGTCTTATTATTAGGGGCGAAGATCATGTGAGTAACACCCCTAAACAAATCTTAATCCAACAAGCTTTAGGCTCCAACAACCCTATTATTTATGCACATTTGCCCATTATCTTAGATGAAGCAAGCGGTAAAAAGATGAGCAAAAGGGATGAAGCCTCTAGCGTGAAATGGCTTTTAAATCAAGGGTTTTTGCCGGTTGCTATTGTGAATTACCTCATCACTATTGGTAATAAAGTGCCTAAAGAAGTTTTTAGCCTTGATGAAGCGTTAGAATGGTTTAGTTTAGAAAACCTTTCTAATTCCCCAGCTCATTTTAATTTAAAATATTTAAAACACTTAAACCACCAGCATTTAAAGCGTTTAGATGATGAAAAATTATTAGAGCTTTCTCAAATAAAAGATAGGAATCTTTTAGGGCTTTTAAGATTATTCATAGAAGAATGCGATACGCTTTTAGAATTGAAAGAAAAAATTTCGTTGTTTTTAGAGCCAAAAGATATTGTTAAAACTTATGAAAACGAAGATTTTAAAGAGCGCTGCTCAATACTTTTTAACGCCCTAAAAAGCATGGATTTTCAAGCGTATAAGGATTTTGAAAGTTTTAAAAAAGAAGCCATGCGATTAAGCCAGCTTAAAGGTAAAGATTTTTTTAAACCTTTGCGCATTCTTTTAATTGGGGATTCGCATGGCGTTGAATTGCCTTTGATTTTCCCTTATATTCAAAGCCATTATCAAGAAATTTTAAGGCTAAAAGCATGA
- a CDS encoding YggT family protein: MIFSTLLNAIAVILSSLITIYIWVVIIYSLISFVQPNPNNPIMQILARLCEPVFYFLRSKFKLVFNGLDFAPLVVVIVLKFLDLTLIQWLFMLAKSL; this comes from the coding sequence ATGATATTTTCCACTCTTCTTAATGCGATAGCCGTGATTTTAAGCTCGCTCATTACAATTTATATATGGGTAGTGATCATTTATTCGCTCATAAGCTTTGTGCAGCCCAATCCGAATAACCCCATTATGCAAATCCTCGCTCGCTTGTGTGAGCCGGTGTTTTATTTTTTGCGCTCTAAATTCAAGTTGGTGTTTAACGGGTTGGATTTCGCTCCTTTAGTGGTGGTCATTGTTTTGAAGTTTTTAGATTTGACTTTAATCCAATGGCTTTTTATGCTCGCCAAAAGTCTCTAA